The following are from one region of the Maribacter aquivivus genome:
- a CDS encoding DUF4331 family protein, which translates to MKYKNIKYTFLSLLAVAALASCSDDDDNTPIVITPTCDDGIMNGDETGVDCGGTCTPCEEAMAPDFTGTYAQVDFMGRPGINTVLSADGTIKDAHNVSIPSEMAATFQADFEARLEAYHDVYANILGADPAAVNYESNILGLDAPTLTGYLAADVLEVAPNLPTTYFNPGTDLDDDGRILVPDGDEVALTGRTPQDDVIDVSLILLFGGMEGDRFSGQDTDGDGMADLPRLTSDGVGQTATIGTTFPYLGAPE; encoded by the coding sequence ATGAAATATAAAAATATAAAATATACGTTTTTGTCTCTTTTGGCAGTAGCAGCATTGGCTTCTTGTAGCGATGATGATGACAACACACCCATAGTTATTACACCAACATGTGATGATGGTATTATGAATGGCGATGAAACAGGAGTTGATTGTGGCGGTACTTGTACACCATGTGAAGAGGCAATGGCTCCAGATTTTACAGGAACGTACGCACAAGTTGATTTTATGGGAAGACCGGGAATTAATACGGTATTAAGTGCAGATGGTACTATTAAAGATGCTCATAACGTATCTATTCCTTCAGAAATGGCAGCAACTTTTCAAGCAGATTTTGAAGCAAGATTAGAAGCATATCATGATGTGTATGCAAACATTTTAGGTGCTGATCCAGCTGCAGTAAACTATGAAAGCAACATCTTAGGTTTAGATGCCCCTACATTAACAGGTTATTTAGCTGCCGATGTTTTAGAAGTAGCACCAAACTTACCTACCACATACTTTAACCCAGGTACAGATTTGGATGATGATGGTAGAATTTTGGTTCCTGATGGTGATGAAGTTGCATTAACAGGTAGAACTCCTCAAGATGATGTTATTGATGTGTCATTAATATTATTGTTTGGTGGTATGGAAGGTGATCGTTTTAGCGGTCAAGATACAGATGGTGATGGTATGGCAGATTTACCAAGATTAACCTC
- a CDS encoding DUF4331 family protein, whose protein sequence is MKKSKLFMGLGALALVGGLLVAADHIDAPNAMGTSADIADFYAFEPTEGSDNTVFAVDLQSNVLPDLAYGTFDENVLLEINIDTDNDLVEDLVIQAIPRDGKMYFFGPVAPSETGLNGAIMVDAPLGSVDISAETAIVETTANGVSLFAGPRQDAFFFDFFQFNEVIGGTAPLGFKPAGDPNTTDDDDDTAVDTFDGANTMSIVVELPNSLLGTTTGQNALGLEVYKTWVTTNAKQ, encoded by the coding sequence ATGAAAAAATCAAAATTATTTATGGGACTTGGCGCTTTGGCCTTAGTAGGTGGTCTTTTAGTGGCAGCAGATCATATTGATGCGCCAAACGCTATGGGAACCTCGGCAGATATTGCCGATTTTTATGCTTTTGAACCAACAGAAGGTTCAGACAATACCGTTTTTGCGGTAGACCTTCAATCTAATGTACTGCCAGATTTGGCTTATGGTACGTTTGATGAAAATGTATTACTAGAAATTAATATTGATACCGATAATGATTTGGTAGAAGATTTAGTAATACAAGCAATACCAAGAGATGGTAAAATGTATTTCTTTGGTCCGGTTGCACCAAGTGAAACAGGTTTAAATGGTGCTATAATGGTAGATGCTCCATTAGGATCGGTAGACATTTCTGCTGAAACTGCTATTGTAGAGACTACGGCAAACGGAGTTTCGTTATTCGCAGGTCCTAGACAAGATGCTTTTTTCTTTGATTTCTTTCAATTCAATGAAGTTATTGGTGGTACGGCTCCTTTAGGTTTTAAACCAGCAGGTGATCCTAATACAACTGATGACGATGATGATACCGCTGTTGATACTTTTGATGGTGCAAATACAATGTCTATAGTAGTAGAGTTGCCTAACAGCCTTTTGGGTACTACAACAGGTCAGAATGCACTTGGTTTAGAAGTGTACAAAACTTGGGTAACAACAAACGCTAAACAATAA
- a CDS encoding LETM1-related biofilm-associated protein codes for MNPSSSGWIEKYGSVVQKHQNAFPHFEALYSTLKKSGFVYGLNSSIPEFIELEHSLSEDEKAKINLLHALYFTYRIKGGDDYNTFIEQVFEFYGILNISRAGFFDKWFTGSKTSAKLEKLMTSRIYIEDNIISKTFNSLITNSLLFIDVLLFKHFLNKHTALKKKAEEIEYLAINITYAALSSQEIDRQDNRLSQLLASSLTYISCAENSFDGSYRERLLNNKENWENRYLLDMACLTVWEDHSLDYTESEFIFGIGEDLGFEKSIISSSITDVTDFFKMNVDVIPYLKEKNLAQQFYESMGKIVKKLILRNSKRLLKELSQSAELVALLSKSTMRDLSDEEKKKVQNQLLDIFKSIPSLAIFILPGGAILLPIFIKLIPKLLPSAFDENRIDEEEDI; via the coding sequence ATGAACCCGTCTTCCTCTGGTTGGATTGAGAAATATGGTTCGGTTGTTCAAAAACACCAAAATGCTTTCCCCCATTTTGAAGCTTTATACAGTACGCTTAAAAAAAGCGGATTCGTATATGGTCTAAATTCTAGCATACCAGAGTTTATAGAATTAGAACACTCCCTATCTGAAGACGAGAAAGCAAAAATTAATTTACTGCACGCACTTTACTTTACCTACCGTATAAAAGGTGGTGATGACTATAATACCTTTATTGAACAAGTGTTTGAGTTCTACGGAATACTAAATATTAGTCGCGCAGGTTTTTTTGATAAATGGTTTACCGGTAGCAAAACATCTGCGAAGCTTGAAAAACTAATGACTTCAAGAATATATATTGAAGACAATATTATAAGTAAGACTTTTAACAGCCTTATTACCAATTCGCTACTTTTTATTGATGTACTACTTTTTAAACATTTTTTAAATAAGCACACAGCATTAAAGAAAAAGGCAGAAGAAATAGAATACTTAGCTATTAATATTACCTACGCTGCCCTTAGTTCTCAAGAAATTGATAGACAAGACAATAGACTTTCACAGTTATTGGCTTCTTCATTAACCTATATTAGTTGTGCCGAAAACAGCTTTGATGGTTCTTACCGCGAACGGCTTTTAAATAATAAGGAAAATTGGGAGAATCGATATTTGTTAGATATGGCTTGCCTTACCGTTTGGGAAGACCATTCTTTAGATTATACCGAGTCTGAATTTATATTTGGAATAGGAGAAGATCTCGGTTTTGAAAAATCTATAATTTCATCATCTATTACTGATGTTACCGACTTCTTTAAAATGAATGTTGATGTTATACCTTATTTAAAGGAAAAGAATTTGGCACAGCAGTTTTACGAAAGTATGGGTAAAATTGTAAAAAAACTGATTCTACGAAATAGTAAACGTTTACTTAAAGAACTTTCTCAAAGTGCAGAGTTGGTTGCGCTTTTGTCAAAATCAACTATGAGAGATTTAAGTGATGAAGAAAAGAAAAAGGTTCAAAATCAACTATTAGATATTTTTAAAAGTATACCTTCACTAGCGATATTTATTTTACCAGGTGGTGCAATTCTGCTTCCTATTTTTATTAAGCTGATCCCTAAATTATTGCCCTCTGCATTCGATGAAAATAGAATTGACGAAGAAGAGGATATTTAG
- a CDS encoding LytR/AlgR family response regulator transcription factor: MKTIIIEDEKPAARRLGRMLESLDLSVSTMLHSVEEAIDWFQNNEHPDLIFLDIQLSDGLSFEIFDVIEVHSAIIFTTAFDEYALKAFKLNSIDYILKPIDDEDLEQAVAKYRKLFRSDNEPSKIALDFEDIKKLLVNPLEREYKKRFTAKVGQHLKIINAEDVECFYSENKGTYAATKDGRNYLLDTTLEQLEEELKPQVFFRVSRKFYVNIDHIKDIVSYTNSRLQIKLKNNPDHEIIVSREKVKDFKLWLE, encoded by the coding sequence ATGAAGACCATTATAATTGAAGATGAAAAACCAGCAGCACGTAGGTTGGGTAGAATGTTAGAGAGTTTAGATCTTTCGGTTTCTACTATGCTACATTCTGTAGAAGAGGCTATTGATTGGTTTCAAAACAATGAACACCCAGATTTAATCTTCTTGGACATTCAACTTTCTGACGGACTCTCATTCGAAATTTTCGATGTTATAGAAGTACACAGCGCCATCATATTTACTACCGCCTTTGATGAGTACGCGCTTAAAGCCTTTAAATTGAACAGTATAGATTATATTTTAAAACCTATAGACGATGAAGATTTAGAGCAAGCAGTTGCTAAATATAGAAAGCTGTTTAGATCTGATAATGAGCCAAGTAAGATTGCTTTAGACTTTGAAGACATAAAGAAGTTATTGGTGAATCCGCTTGAGCGGGAATATAAAAAGCGATTTACCGCTAAAGTTGGTCAGCACTTAAAAATTATAAATGCTGAAGATGTAGAATGTTTTTATAGCGAAAACAAAGGTACCTATGCCGCTACTAAAGATGGTCGTAATTATTTGTTAGATACTACTTTAGAACAGCTAGAAGAGGAACTAAAACCGCAAGTATTTTTTAGGGTCAGCAGAAAGTTCTATGTGAATATAGACCATATAAAAGATATTGTTTCATACACCAATTCAAGATTACAGATTAAGCTCAAAAACAATCCGGATCACGAAATAATTGTGAGCAGAGAGAAGGTAAAAGACTTTAAGCTTTGGTTAGAGTAG
- a CDS encoding 2TM domain-containing protein, whose product MNTKRTNDNFDNEEYNKFSKYERAKTKVASIKRFYNHVLVFLIINIILYFLRHKFVFILVSENALGNPEFLDWINWNVYGTTIVWGFILAIHALIVFSNISGYMKRWEEREIQKHINSYND is encoded by the coding sequence ATGAATACTAAACGCACAAACGATAATTTCGACAATGAAGAATACAATAAGTTTTCTAAGTATGAAAGAGCAAAAACAAAAGTGGCCAGCATAAAGCGTTTCTATAACCACGTATTAGTTTTTCTGATAATTAATATCATTTTGTACTTCTTAAGGCATAAGTTCGTTTTCATTTTGGTGAGTGAAAATGCATTAGGAAATCCTGAGTTTTTAGATTGGATAAACTGGAATGTCTACGGCACCACCATTGTATGGGGATTCATTCTTGCGATTCATGCACTTATTGTTTTTAGTAATATCTCAGGGTACATGAAGAGATGGGAAGAACGTGAAATTCAAAAACACATAAACTCATATAACGACTAG